GCGGTTGTGGTGCATCTACAACGCCGACCTGTTCGACGCGCCCACGATCCGCCGGCTGCTGGGGCATTACCGCAACGTGCTCGCCTCCGCGACGGCCGAGCCCGCGGCGCCGGTGGCGCGCCTGCAGATGCTGGACGAGGCGGAGCGGCAGACCATCGTCGTCGCCTGGAACGCCACGCCCGGCAGGGCGCCGGCCGAGCCGCTCGCGCACGAGCGCGTCGCGGCGCACGCCGCCCGGCATCCGGCGGCGACGGCCGTCGCCGACGGGACGCTCACCCTGACCTACGGCGAGCTCGATGCGCGCGCCAACCAGGTCGCGCGTCTCCTGCAGACACGCGGCGTCGGCCCCGAGTCACGCGTCCCGGTGTTCATGGACGGATCGGCGGAGATGGTCGCGGCGCTGCTCGGGGTGCTGAAGGCCGGCGCGGCGTACGTGCCGCTCGACCCCGCCGTCCCCGCCGCCCGCGTCGCGTTCGCGCTGGCCGATACCCGCGCCACGGTGCTGCTCACGCAACCGCGCCTGACGGGCCGCCTGCCCGAGACGACCGCCGACGTGGTGGCGCTCGACGGCGAGTGGGCCGCGCTCGAGCGCATCGACGCCGGTCCGGTCGCGAGCCGCGCCGGTCTCGACCACCTGGCGTACGTGATCTACACCTCGGGTTCGACGGGGCAGCCCAAGGGAGTGGAGATCCCGCACCGCGGCCTGCTGAATCTCGTCGACTGGCACTGCCGCGTCTATGCCGTCTCGCCGGCGGATCGCGCGACGCAGCTCGCCGGCGTCGGGTTCGACGCGAGCGTCTGGGAGATCTGGCCCTACCTGACCTCCGGCGCCAGCCTCCATATTCCAAGCGAAGAGACGACGCTGGATCCCGCGGCGCTGTGGCAGTGGCTGGCCGCCAGCCGCATCACCATCAGCTTCCTGCCGACGCCGCTCGCTGAGGCGGCGCTGCAGGTCGCGCCGCCTTCCGGACTCGCGCTGCGCGCGCTGCTCACCGGCGGCGATCGCCTGGCCCAGGCGCCGGAACGGCCGCTGCCGTTCGCCTTCGTGAACCACTACGGGCCGACGGAGAATTCGGTGGTCAGCACCTGCGGGCCGGTGCACGCGGGGGCGGACGGCAGCGCGCCGTCGATCGGCCGGCCGGTGGACAACGTCACCGCCTACATCCTCGACCGTGCCGGCGCTCCCGTTCCGGTCGGGGTGACCGGCGAGTTGCACGTCGGCGGCGCGAGCCTGGCACGCGGCTACCAGGGCCGTCCCGATCTCACCGCCGAGCGCTTCGTCCCGGATCCGTTTTCCGCGACGCCGGGCGCGCGCCTGTATCGCACCGGCGACCTGGCGCGTTACGACGCCGGCGGCAACATTCATTTCGCCGGGCGCCTCGACGAGCAGGTGAAGATCCGCGGTTTCCGCATCGAGCCGGGGGAGATCGCCTCGGCGCTCGAGCAGCATCCCGCGGTGGGGCATGCGGTCGTCATCGTGCGCGAGGACGCGCCCGGCGATCGGCGCCTCGTGGCGTACGTCGTGCCGCGCCGCGAGGACAGCGCCGCGCCCGGCGGAGCCGTCGACGAGCGCTACGAAGCCGAGCGCGTCGCGCAGTGGCGGAAGGTGTACGACACCGTTTTGTACGACGAGGTCGTCGCCGCCGGCGAGGAGGAGGATCCGACGCTGAATACCGCCGGCTGGCTGAGCACCTACACCGGCCTGCCGATCGACGCGGCGGCGATGCAGGAGCAGGTCGACCAGACGGTGGCGCGCGTGCTCGAGCGGCGGCCGCGGCGGATTCTCGAGATCGGCGCCGGCACCGGGATGCTGCTGTTCCGCCTGGCGCCGGCATGCGAGCAGTACTGCGCGACCGACTTCTCCGAGGTCGCCATCAGCTATCTGCGTGACCGGCTGCCGCCGGCGCTGCGCGAGCGCGTGACGCTGCTGCCGCGCGTCGCCGACGACTTCAGCGGCATGGCGCCCGGCTCGTTCGACGTCGTCCTCCTCAACTCGGTCGTGCAGTACTTCCCGAGCGCGGAATACCTCCTGCGGGTGATCGACGGTGCGGCCCGGGTGCTCGCGCCGGGCGGGATCCTCTACCTCGGGGACCTGCGCAACCATGCGCTGCTCGAGGCGTATCACACCGCCGTGCAGCTGTTCCAGGCGCCTGACGATCTGCCGGTGGATCGGCTGCGGCAGCGGATCGCGCAACACATCGCCCAGGAGCAGGAGCTGCTGATCGCCCCTGCGTTCTTCGCCGCGCTGCGCGCGCAATCGCCGGCGATCACCGCCGTGCACATCCAACCCAAGCGCGGACGCCGCTGGCAGGAGCTGAACGAATTCCGTTACGACGCCATCGTCGAATTCGGCGGAGCCCCGGCCGGATCGCCGGATGTCGCGTGGCGCGACTGGCGCGGCGAGAGCATGACGCTGGCGCGGCTGCAGGCGATGCTCCGCGAGCCGGGAGCGGATGCGATCGCATTCCTCGGGGTGCCCAACGCGCGCCTCGCGACCGCGGTCGAGGCTATCCGCCTCCTGGGATCGGCGGATGCGCCGGAGCGCAGCGGCGAGCTGCGGCAGGCCGCGGCCGCGGCGGGCGGAGCGGTGGATCCCGAAGACCTGTGGCGTCTCGCGGACGATGTCCCGTACACCGTGGATTTGAGCTGGGCGTCGTCGCGCGCGGACGGATCGTTCGACGTGATGATCCGCCGCCGCACAGCCGTTCCTGCGGCGCGTGTCGAGTTTCCCGCGCCGGCGGCCGAAGGCGCGCTCACCGCCTTCACGAGCGATCCGGGCAGCGGCACCGCGGCGCGGGCGCTCGGACCGCAGTTGCGCAGCTACCTGACCGAACGGCTGCCCGAGTACATGGTTCCGGCCGCGTTCGTCGTGCTCGAGGCGATGCCGTTGACCGTCAACGGCAAGGTCGATCGGCGCGCGCTGCCCGCCCCGGATCAAAGCCGGCCCGACGTCGAGACGCCGTTCGTCGCGCCGCGCAGTCCGATCGAAGAGGGACTGGCGGAGATCTGGCGAAGCATTCTCAACGTCGCGCAGGTGAGCGTCCACGACAACTTCTTCGAGACCGGCGGCCATTCGCTGATCGCGACACAGTTCGTCTCGCGCATCCGTGAGGTCTTCCAGGTCGAGCTTCCGCTGCGCGCCCTGTTCGAGACGCCGACCATCGCCGGGCTCGCCGCAGCGATCGAGGCGGCCGGGAGCGGCGGCGCCGCCGCTCCGGTGCGCCTGCCGCTCACTGCGGTGCCCCGCGACCGCGCGCTGCCGCTGTCGTTCGCGCAGGAGCGGCTGTGGCTCGTCGATCAGCTGGACCCCGGCAACGCCGCCTACAACATGCCGGGCGCGTTCCGTCTGCACGGCGCGGTGAACGTCGACGCTCTGCGGCGCGCGCTGCAGGAGATCGTCGGCCGGCACGAGATCCTCCGCACCACATTCGCCGTGGTCGACGGGGAGCCTCGGCAGCGCATTCATCCGCCGGGTGAGTGGCGCGCCGAGCTGATCGACCTCGGCGACCTGCCCGCGGATCGCCGCGAGCAGGCGGCGTCCGAGATTTCCCGCCGGCACGCTCAGGAGCCGTTCGACCTCGCGGCCGGGCCGCTGTTCCGGGCGACGCTGGTACAGATCGAGGCCGAGGACTGTCTGCTGATCCTCAACGCCCATCACGTCGTCTTCGATGGTTCGTCCGCCGGCGTGCTGATGCGGGAGCTCGCGGCCATCTACGACGCCTTCCGATCGGGCCAGCCGTCGCCCCTGCCGCCGCCGGCCCTGCAGTACGCCGATTTCGCCGTCTGGCAGCGCCGCCATCTCGACGCCGGCACGCTGCAGCCGTCGCTCGACTACTGGTCGCGCAGCCTCGCCGGGGTGCCGCCGCTCGATCTGCCGGCGGATCGGCCGAGGCCCGCCGTGCAGACGTCGCGCGGCGCCGTCGAATCCCTGCTCGTGCCGGCGCCGCTCGCCGCGGCGGCGCTCGCTCTCGGCCAGCGCGAAGGGACGACGTTCTTCATGACCATGCTGGCGGCGTTTGCCACGCTGCTGCACAAGCGCACCGGCCAGCCCGATCTGGCGGTGGGTTCCGCGATTGCCGGCCGATCGCAGCGCGAGATCGAAGACCTGATCGGCTTCTTCGTCAACACCGTGGTGCTGCGCGTCGACCTGTCCGGCGATCCGACGTTCCGCGAGGTGCTCAGGCGCGTCCGGCAGACGGCGCTGGGCGCCTACATGCACCAGGACGTCCCGTTCGAAAAGGTGGTGGAGGCGCTGCAGGTTCCGAGAGATCGCAGCCGCAATCCGCTGTTCCAGGTGTTCTTCAACGTCTTCGACCTTCGCGACGCGCGCCTGACGATGCCGGGGCTCGGCGTGCAGAGCGTGGCCACGGGACACCAGGCGTCGAAGTTCGACCTGACGCTGTTCATCAACCAGACCGCCGAGGGCCTCTGGACCGTGTTTACCTACAACCCGGATCTGTTCGACGCCGGCAGCATCCAGCGGCTGGCGGGGGAGTTCCAGCGCGTGCTCGAGGCCGCGCTGCGCGACCCGGGCGCGCGGGTCAGCGAGCTGGCGGTGATGGAGGAGTCGGAGATGGCCGCCCTGATCGGCGCCTTCAACGACACGCTCGAATGACGACACTCGAACCGCGGGGCGCGTGGCTCGGCGTGATCGGCGGGCTCGGTCCGCTCGTCTCTGCCGAGTTCCTGAAGACCATTTACGAGGAGGGGATCGGGGCGCGCGAGCAGGACGCGCCGCGCGTGCTCCTGTACTCGGATCCCAGCTTTCCCGACCGGACGTCCGCCTTCCTCGCCGGCGAGGAAGAGCCGATTACGCGTCAGTTGATCTCGGCGCTGGAGCAGGTCCGCGGCGCGGGCGTGGCGCGCACGGTGATTTGCTGCGTGACCATGCATCACGTGCTGCCGCGGGTCCCCTCGGATCTGCGCGGCCAGGTGGTTTCGCTGATCGACGTGATCGCCGACGCGGTGACCGCGAGCGGCGAGAAGCACCTGCTCCTCTGCACCACCGGCACGCGCCGTCTCGGGCTGTTCGAGCGGCACCCGCGGTGGGCGGAGATCCGCGATCGTGTGGCGCTGCTCTCCGACCGCGACCAGACGAGGGTCCACGAACTGATTTACGAGTTGAAGGTGAACGGCTCGATCGACGCGATTGCGCCGGCGCTTGCCGCGCTGCTGCCCGCCTACGGCGTCACGAGCTTCATCGCCGGCTGCACCGAGATGCACTTCTTCGCCAAGCGCCACGTTCGCCAGCACGGCGGCGGCTGCATCGACCCGCTGTTCATCATCGCCCGCGACCTCGAGGCGCTGCTGGCGTCGTCGGCCGTTGCCGGAGGCCGGCGATGAGCTGGCAGCCGGTTCACGAGTGGTTCGCGCGGACGGCCGCGGAATCGCCTGACAGCGTTGCGATCGAGCGCGGCGCCGAGCGGATCACCTATGCGGCGCTCCAGGCGCGCGCCGCCGCGATCGCCGCGGCGCTGCGCTCGCGCGGCCTTCCGCCGCGGGCGCCCGTCATCGTCCTCGCCGACGACGTGGCGATGACGGCGGCCGCGATTCTCGGTGTGCTGCGCGCCGGCGCGATGTTCGTGCCGCTCGATCCGCGAATCACCGAGCGGCGTCTGCAGACGCTGATCGCGGAGATCGGCGCGGCCTGGTTCGCCGTCGAGCCGCGGTTCGCGCCGCTGGCCGCGGCGGCGGCGCACGCCGCCGGCGTGGAGCCTGCCGTGGTCGACGTGCGGGGCGTGACGCCCGGCGCGGGCGATGCGGCGGCGGATCCGGCGGTCTGGGCGCCGGACGATCCGTGCTACGTCTACTTCACGTCCGGATCGACCGGGCAGCCGAAGGGGATCGTCGGCCGGCTGAAGGCAGTCGACCACTTCATCCGCTGGGAGATCGCCACCTTCGGTCTGCAGCGCGGCGTGCGCGTCAGCCAGCTGATCTCCCCTTCGTTCGACGCGTTCCTGCGCGACATCTTCACGCCGCTGTGCGCCGGCGGCACCGTCTGCGCACCCGAGAGTCCGGACGTCCGCCTCGACGGCGCCGCGCTGGCCCGCTTCCTCGACGAGGCCCGCGTCAATCTGGTGCACTGCGTGCCGTCGCTGTTCCGCACGATTCTCGCGCAGCCGCTCCGGCCCACGTCGTTCCCGGCGCTGCGGCACGTGCTGCTGTCGGGCGAGCCGCTGCTGCCGGTGGACGTCGAACGCTGGTGCGATCTCTTCGGCAGCCGCATTCAGCTGGTCAATCTCTACGGGCCGTCGGAGACCACCATGACCAAGTTCTTCTACATGGTGCAGCCGGCGGATCGGCACAAGCCGTCGATCCCGATCGGCGTGCCAATGGAGGGGGCCAGCGCCATCGTGGTGGATGACGCCGGCAGGCCGTGCGCGCGGGGCGCGGTCGGAGAGATCTACATCCGCACGCCCTACCGCAGCCTCGGATATTACGGCCGCGAGGACCTCACCCGCGCCGTCTTCGTGCAGAACCCGTTCAGCGCGCGCGCCGGGGATCTCGTGTATCGCACCGGCGATCTCGGGCGCGTACTCGAAGACGGCAACTTCGAACTGCGCGGACGCCGCGATCATCAGGTCAAGATTCGCGGCGAGCGGGTCGAGCTCGGTGCGGTCGAGAACGCGCTGCGCGGGTACGAAGGCGTCCGCGACGTGGCGGTCGTCGATCGCGAGGACGGATCCGGCACCAAGTTCCTCTGCGCCTACGTCGTCGCCGCCGCCGGCGTGACGGTGCGCGACCTGATGGACGGGATGTCCCGCGACCTGCCGTCCAGCATGGTGCCCACCGCGTGGGTCATGCTCGACGAGCTGCCGCGCACCGACAGCGGCAAGCTGGATCGCGGCCGCCTGCCGGCGCCGGCGTCGGAGGCGCGTCCCGCGGCCGTCGAGGGACCGCGCACGCCGCTCGAGACGCAGCTGGCCGCTCTCTTCGCCGACGTCCTGCGCGTCCCGGCGGTGGGCATCAACGAGAGCTTCTTCGAACTGGGCGGTCATTCCCTGCTGGCGACACAGCTGGTCGCGCGGGCTCGCGCGCTGAGCGGGATCGATCTGCCGATCCGTGTGATCTTCGACGAGCCGTCCGTCGCAGGCCTCGCGCGGTACCTGGAGGCGGTGCGATGGGCGCGCGGCACCGCCACGGCCGCGTCGCCGGCGGGCGCTGGAGTGCAGGAAGTCGAACTATGACGTTGCTTGATTTGCTGGATCGCCTGCGCGCGGCCCAGATCGAGATCGCCGCGGACGGCGATCGCCTCCGGATCCGCGCGCCGCAGGGCGCGCTGACCGAGGAGCTGCGGGCGGCGCTGGCGGCGCACAAGTCCGAGCTGCTGGCGCTCTTCGCCCACCCGGCCGGGCCCGCGGGGGGCGCCGACTCGATTCCGCGGCGCGATCGCGCCGGCGCCCTGCCGGCGTCGTTCGCCCAGCAGCGCCTCTGGATGGTGCACCAGCTCGAGCCGGACAATCCGGCGTACAACCTGCGCGGCGCCGTGCGGCTGCGCGGCGTGCTCGACGTCGGCGCGCTCGAGCGCACCATCGCCGAGATCGTGCGCCGTCACGAGACGCTCCGGACAACGCTGCACCTCGAGGGCAGCGAGGTGGTCGTGCAGCCGGCGGCGGCAGGCGCGGCGGTCAGGCTGCGGACGGTGGATCTGTCGTCGGCCGACCCGGCGGACGCCGAAGCGGAGCTGCGCCGCCTGGTCGATCAGGAATGCCTTCGCCCCTTCGATCTCGGAACCGGCCCGCTGCTCCGGCCGGTTCTGTACCGGCTGAACGCCGAGGACCACGTCCTGCTGTTCGTCCTGCACCACATCGTCGCCGACGGGTGGTCGCTGGGGCTGTTCCGCCACGAGCTGGGCGTGCTGTATTCGGCGTTCGCGGCCGGGCAGCCGTCGCCGCTGCCCGATCCGTTGGTGCAATACGCCGACTTCGCGGCCTGGCAGCGCGAACGTCTGGCCGGCCCGGTCGCCGAGGCGCAGCTGACCTACTGGAAGCAGCAGCTCGCCGATGCCCCGGCGCTCGACATGCCGGCGGATCGCCCGCGGCCGCCGGCCCAGAGCCTTCGCGGCGCGATGTCGGTGATCACGCTGCCCCGTGACCTGGCGGACCGGCTCCGCGCCGTCAGCCAGCGCGAAGGCGTCACGCTGTTCATGACGATGCTGGCGTCGTTCAGCGCGCTGCTCTCGAGATACAGCGGCCAGCGGGACATCGTCGTCGGATCGCCGATCGCCAACCGCACCCGCGCGGAGCTCGAGAACCTGATCGGCTTCTTCGTCAACAGCCTGGTGATGCGGGTCAGCCTGGCCGGCCGTCCGACCGGACGCGAGCTGCTGCGGCGCGCCAAGGAGGTCGCCCTGGCGGCCTACGCGCACCAGGACCTGCCGTTCGATCGCGTCGTCGAGGAACTGCAGCCGCAGCGCGATCTGAGCCGCAATCCACTCTTCCAGGTGATGCTCGCCGTGCAGAACATGCCGGCGTGGTCGCTCGACCTGCCGGCGCTGGCGCTGCTGCCCTACGAGACGCCGGTGGTCACCACGCGCCTCGATCTGGAGATCTACGTCCGCGACATGCCGCACGCGTTCGCGATGCAGTTCGTCTATGCGACGGATCTGTTCGACGAGGCGTCGATCCAGCGCCTGCAGCGCCACTACTGCCGGCTGCTCGAAGGCATGACCGCGGATCTCGATCGGCCGGTCGCGGATCTGCCGCTGATGGATGACGAGGAGCACTCGCGCGTGGTCGTCGGCTGGAATGCCACGGCGAGGCCGTTCCCGGAAAGCGAGAGCATTGCGGCGCTCTTCGAGGCGCAGGCGCACCGGACTCCGACGGCCCAGGCCGTCGTCTACGGCGACGACACGCTGACCTACGAGGAACTGAACCGCCGCGCAAATCAGCTCGCGCACTGCTTGCGGGCGCAGGGGGTCGCGCCGGAGGCGCGGGTCGGGATCCTGCTCGAGCGATCGCCCGAGGCGATCGTCGCGATGCTCGCGGTGCTCAAGGCCGGCGGCGCCTACGTGCCGCTCGACCTGACGTATCCGGCCGAACGCCTCGCCTGGATGGTGCGCGATGCGGGCGTCACCGTCGTCGTCACCACCGACGCTCTGCTCGATCAGCTCGGATCGCAGCCCGGCGTGAGGGCGGTCCGGCTCGACGCGGATCGGTCGACGATCGCGGCGGCGCTCGCCACCAATCCGGGCGCGGCGGCAGGCGGCGATCGGCTCGCATATGTGATCTACACGTCCGGATCCACGGGCACGCCGAAGGGAGCGGCGGTGACGCATCGCGCCATCGCCCGTCTGGTCTGCAATACGGACTACATCGCGATCGAGCCTTGCGATCGCATCGCGCAGGCATCGAACAGCGCCTTCGACGCCGCGACGTTCGAGATCTGGGGAGCGCTGCTGCATGGCGCGACGCTGGTCGGCGTCAGCCGGGACGTTGCGCTGTCGGCCCACGCGCTGGCACGAGAGATCCGCGCGCGCGGCATCACGACGCTGTTCCTGACGACCGCGCTGTTCAACCAGCTGTCGAGCGAGGTGCCGGACATCTTCGCGCCGCTGCGCACGCTCCTGTTCGGCGGCGAGGCCGTCGATCCCGGCGCCGTGCGGCGCGTGCTGCGCGATGGGGCGCCGGCGCGCTTACTCCACGTCTACGGACCGACGGAAACGACGACGTTCGCGACCTGGCACGAAGTCGTGAACGTGCCGGACCGGGCGAGCACGGTTCCGATCGGCGCCGCCCTCGCCAACACGACGCTTTACGTGCTGGACCGGCGCATGGCGCCGGTCCCGATCGGCGTCCCCGGCGAGCTGTTCATCGGCGGCGACGGCCTGGCGCGCGGCTATCTCGGGCGGCCGGGGTTGACCGCCGAGAAATTCGTCCCGTCCCCCTTCGGCGGAGGACGCGGCGATCGTCTCTATCGCACCGGCGACGTGGTGCGGTGGCGTGAAGACGGCGCGATCGAGTTCCTCGGACGCGTCGACGACCAGGTGAAGATTCGCGGGTTCCGCATCGAGCCGGGAGAGATCGAGACGGTGATCGAGCGCCATCCGTCCGTGCGCCGCGCCGTCGTCCTGGCGCGGGAGGATACGCCGGGGGAGAGGCGCCTGGTCGCCTACGTCGTGCCCGGGACCGGCGCCCGCGGCGACGACTGGTCCGATCAGCGCATCGCCGACTGGCGGAGTGTCTACGACGACGTGATCTACGAGGGGGTCGTCGCCGAGACGGGCGCAGCCGAGAACCCGACGTTCAACATCTCGGGGTGGATGAGCAGCTACACCCGTCAGCCGCTCGGCGCCGACGCGATGCGCGAGCAGGTCGACGGCACGGTGGCACGCGTGCTCGCGCGGTCGCCGAAGCGGGTGCTGGAGATCGGCTGCGGCACGGGGCTGCTGCTGTTCGCGATCGCGCCGCACTGCGAGCATTACACGGCGACCGACTTCTCGTCGGTCGCGGTGGATTTCGTCCGCAGCAACCTGCCGGACGACCTGGCCGGGCGCGTCACGCTCGAGCAGCGGGTGGCGCACGACTTCACCGGCATCGAGCCCGGGACGTTCGACTTCGTCCTGATCAATTCGACGATCCAGTATTTCCCGGACGCCGACTATCTGCTTCGCGTGATCGACGGCGCCATCCGCGCGCTGTCGCCGGGCGGCACGCTCATGCTCGGGGACGTGCGGCACCTCGGTCTGCTCCGCACCTTCCACACCGCGGTGCAGCTGCACCAGGCGGGGCCGGATCTGACCGCCGGCGCACTGCGCCAGCGAGTCGATTACCAGGTCGCGCGCGAGCAGGAGCTCTGTCTCTCGCCGGTGTTCTTCGCGGCGCTGCGCGCGCGCCACCCGGATATCGCGCACGTCCGGATCGAGCCCAAGCGCGGACGGCATCGCCACGAGCTGTCGGAATTCCGCTTCGACGCGCTCCTGCAGGTGGGCGGCGCGGCCGCCGTGGACGGCCCGTTCGAATGGCGGGACTGGAGCGCGGACGACCTGACGTTCGGGCGGATCGAAGCGCAGCTGCGCGCCGGAGAGCTGCCGTTGGCGGTGCGACGCGTGCCCAACGCACGCCTGCAGTCCCATCTCGCCGCGCAGCGACGGCTGACCGCGGCGGACGCGGGCGCGATGGCAGCCGGCCTCCGCGTCGACGGCGATCCGGGCGTCGACCCTGAAGATATCTGGGCGCTCGCCGCGGATCTCGGATGCGAAGCCGAGATCAGCTGGGCCGCGGGGCATGCGGACGGGTCGATGGACGTGCTGTTCCGCGCCCGCGGGGCCGCGAAGAGCGCGCCGGAATTTCCCGCGCCTCCGGCTCACGGCGATTTGACCGGGCTCGCGAACGTCCCGGTGGCGCGATCGGACGATCGGGAGCTCCCCTCCGAGCTGCGCAACTACCTGCGCGATCGGCTGCCGGACTACATGGTGCCCTCGGCCGTGGTCCTGTTGCCGGAACTCCCGCTCACGGCGAACGGGAAAGTGGATCGCCGTGCCCTGCCGCCTCCGGAGGCAGTCGCGGCGGACGGGGCCGCCGCGCACGTCGACCCGCGCAACGAGCTGGAAGAGGCCGTCGCGGAGATCTGGCGGTCGGTGCTCGGAATCCAGAAGGTCGGGATCCACGACAACTTCTTCGATGCGGGCGGGCACTCGCTCATGGCCACCCGGGTGATCGCGCGGCTGCGCGAGACGTTCGGCGTCGAGGTCGGGGTCCGCAGCCTGTTCGAACACCCGACCATCGCCGGGCTCGCGGACGCGCTTCTCGAGAAG
The genomic region above belongs to Vicinamibacterales bacterium and contains:
- a CDS encoding amino acid adenylation domain-containing protein, with the translated sequence MTLLDLLDRLRAAQIEIAADGDRLRIRAPQGALTEELRAALAAHKSELLALFAHPAGPAGGADSIPRRDRAGALPASFAQQRLWMVHQLEPDNPAYNLRGAVRLRGVLDVGALERTIAEIVRRHETLRTTLHLEGSEVVVQPAAAGAAVRLRTVDLSSADPADAEAELRRLVDQECLRPFDLGTGPLLRPVLYRLNAEDHVLLFVLHHIVADGWSLGLFRHELGVLYSAFAAGQPSPLPDPLVQYADFAAWQRERLAGPVAEAQLTYWKQQLADAPALDMPADRPRPPAQSLRGAMSVITLPRDLADRLRAVSQREGVTLFMTMLASFSALLSRYSGQRDIVVGSPIANRTRAELENLIGFFVNSLVMRVSLAGRPTGRELLRRAKEVALAAYAHQDLPFDRVVEELQPQRDLSRNPLFQVMLAVQNMPAWSLDLPALALLPYETPVVTTRLDLEIYVRDMPHAFAMQFVYATDLFDEASIQRLQRHYCRLLEGMTADLDRPVADLPLMDDEEHSRVVVGWNATARPFPESESIAALFEAQAHRTPTAQAVVYGDDTLTYEELNRRANQLAHCLRAQGVAPEARVGILLERSPEAIVAMLAVLKAGGAYVPLDLTYPAERLAWMVRDAGVTVVVTTDALLDQLGSQPGVRAVRLDADRSTIAAALATNPGAAAGGDRLAYVIYTSGSTGTPKGAAVTHRAIARLVCNTDYIAIEPCDRIAQASNSAFDAATFEIWGALLHGATLVGVSRDVALSAHALAREIRARGITTLFLTTALFNQLSSEVPDIFAPLRTLLFGGEAVDPGAVRRVLRDGAPARLLHVYGPTETTTFATWHEVVNVPDRASTVPIGAALANTTLYVLDRRMAPVPIGVPGELFIGGDGLARGYLGRPGLTAEKFVPSPFGGGRGDRLYRTGDVVRWREDGAIEFLGRVDDQVKIRGFRIEPGEIETVIERHPSVRRAVVLAREDTPGERRLVAYVVPGTGARGDDWSDQRIADWRSVYDDVIYEGVVAETGAAENPTFNISGWMSSYTRQPLGADAMREQVDGTVARVLARSPKRVLEIGCGTGLLLFAIAPHCEHYTATDFSSVAVDFVRSNLPDDLAGRVTLEQRVAHDFTGIEPGTFDFVLINSTIQYFPDADYLLRVIDGAIRALSPGGTLMLGDVRHLGLLRTFHTAVQLHQAGPDLTAGALRQRVDYQVAREQELCLSPVFFAALRARHPDIAHVRIEPKRGRHRHELSEFRFDALLQVGGAAAVDGPFEWRDWSADDLTFGRIEAQLRAGELPLAVRRVPNARLQSHLAAQRRLTAADAGAMAAGLRVDGDPGVDPEDIWALAADLGCEAEISWAAGHADGSMDVLFRARGAAKSAPEFPAPPAHGDLTGLANVPVARSDDRELPSELRNYLRDRLPDYMVPSAVVLLPELPLTANGKVDRRALPPPEAVAADGAAAHVDPRNELEEAVAEIWRSVLGIQKVGIHDNFFDAGGHSLMATRVIARLRETFGVEVGVRSLFEHPTIAGLADALLEKMLEQDAGAASAGPPA